In a single window of the Pseudomonas entomophila genome:
- the hrpA gene encoding ATP-dependent RNA helicase HrpA — translation MTDHAIDQLLQNLDHAMIADRHRLRRQLHELRKRPDEAKLAQWVEKVQASCAQVTARQQSVPAIRYDDSLPIAAKRDEIKKALAEHQVLVIAGETGSGKTTQLPKICLELGRGSHGLIAHTQPRRIAARSVAARVAEELGTPLGALVGYQVRFEDQSESNTLVKLMTDGILLAETQHDRFLERYDTIIVDEAHERSLNIDFLLGYLKTLLHRRPDLKLIITSATIDLERFSQHFDGAPIIEVSGRTYPVDTWYRPLTSEQDEEGNQVEDDLTVDQAILASLDEIAHHERSQGKGPGDVLVFLPGEREIRDAAEILRKAQLRHTEILPLYARLTPAEQQKIFQSHSGRRVVLATNVAETSLTVPGIRYVIDSGTARISRYSYRAKVQRLPIEAVSQASANQRKGRCGRVEPGICIRLYSEEDFNGRPAFTDPEILRTNLAAVILQMLHLRLGAIDAFPFIEPPDGKAISDGFNLLQELSAVNRENQLTPLGRQLARLPIDPRMGRMLLEGARQGSLQEVLIVASALSVQDPRERPPERQQAADQAHAQWKDVDSDFAALVNLWRGFEEQRQALTASPLRNWCRKNFLNYLRLREWRDAHRQLALICRDLQLAVNKEPCDYPRMHKAILSGLLSQIGHKAEEGDYQGARQRRFWIHPSSGIGRKRPQWVMTAELVETTKLYARMVAKIEPDWIEPLATHLIKKNHFEPHWEKKRGQVVAYEQITLYGLIIVGRRPVHFGPIDPATSRELFIREGLVGGEIQSRAKCLAANKRLLEQLDELEAKARRRDILADEETLYAFYEARLPEEIHQTATFDSWYRMTSQKDPNLLIMREEDVLAREASEVTAAQYPDHLQVGDLRLSLSYHFEPNHPRDGVTVRVPAPLLPSLPGERLEWLVPGLLEAKCIALVRNLPKALRKNFVPVPDFVKAALSRLAFGQGALPQALGHELLRMTGARVSDEAWAEAASLVEGHLRMNIEVVDAQGKFLGEGRDLAELTARFAAASQAALALPRNEKAEQPVQAKAFSQVAQTAQQKIAGLSMTVYPALVEDNGSVREGRFSTLAEAEFQHRRALQRLLLQQLAEPAKFLRGKLPGLTELGLLYRELGRVEALVEDILLASLDSCVLEGEDPLPRDGAGLASLAERKRGSWAEHAERQARQALEVLKLWHGLQKRFKGKIDLTQAVALNDIKQQLANLVYPGFVRETPGAWFKELPRYLKAVELRLEKLGSQVQKDRVWSGELANCWAQYKARADKHAQEGKRDEQLTLYRWLLEEYRVSLFGQQLGTKVPVSDKRLSKQWSLVEA, via the coding sequence AGGTCACCGCGCGCCAGCAGAGCGTGCCGGCCATCCGCTACGACGACAGCCTGCCCATCGCCGCCAAGCGCGACGAGATCAAGAAGGCCCTGGCCGAGCATCAGGTACTGGTGATCGCCGGCGAGACCGGCTCGGGCAAGACCACCCAGTTACCGAAGATCTGCCTGGAGCTGGGCCGTGGCAGCCATGGCTTGATCGCCCACACCCAGCCCCGGCGCATCGCGGCGCGCAGCGTGGCGGCGCGGGTCGCCGAAGAGCTCGGCACACCGCTGGGGGCGCTGGTCGGCTACCAGGTGCGCTTCGAGGACCAGAGCGAGTCGAACACCCTGGTCAAGCTGATGACCGATGGCATCCTGCTGGCCGAGACCCAGCACGATCGCTTCCTCGAACGCTACGACACGATCATCGTCGACGAGGCCCACGAGCGCAGCCTGAACATCGACTTCCTGCTCGGCTACCTCAAGACCCTGCTGCACCGCCGCCCGGACCTGAAGCTGATCATCACCTCGGCGACCATCGACCTGGAGCGTTTCTCCCAGCACTTCGATGGCGCGCCGATCATCGAGGTGTCGGGCCGCACCTACCCGGTGGACACCTGGTACCGCCCGCTGACCAGCGAGCAGGACGAGGAGGGCAACCAGGTCGAGGATGACCTCACCGTCGACCAGGCGATCCTCGCCAGCCTCGACGAGATCGCCCACCACGAGCGTAGCCAGGGCAAGGGGCCGGGCGACGTGCTGGTGTTCCTGCCCGGTGAGCGCGAGATCCGCGACGCCGCCGAAATCCTGCGCAAGGCCCAGTTGCGCCACACCGAAATCCTGCCGCTGTATGCGCGCCTTACCCCGGCCGAGCAGCAGAAGATCTTCCAATCGCATAGCGGCCGACGCGTGGTGCTGGCGACCAACGTCGCCGAGACGTCGCTGACCGTGCCGGGCATCCGCTACGTGATCGACAGCGGCACCGCGCGCATCAGCCGCTACAGCTACCGGGCCAAGGTCCAGCGCCTGCCGATCGAGGCGGTATCCCAGGCCAGCGCCAACCAGCGTAAAGGTCGTTGTGGCCGGGTCGAGCCGGGTATCTGCATCCGCTTGTACAGCGAAGAGGATTTCAACGGTCGACCGGCGTTCACTGACCCGGAGATCCTGCGCACCAACCTGGCCGCGGTGATCCTGCAGATGTTGCACCTGCGCCTGGGTGCCATCGATGCCTTCCCGTTCATCGAGCCGCCAGATGGCAAAGCCATCAGCGACGGTTTCAACCTGCTGCAGGAGCTGTCGGCGGTCAACCGCGAGAACCAACTCACACCGCTGGGGCGCCAACTGGCGCGCCTGCCGATCGACCCACGGATGGGCCGCATGCTGCTCGAAGGCGCACGCCAGGGCAGCCTGCAGGAAGTGCTGATCGTCGCCAGCGCCCTGTCGGTACAGGACCCACGCGAGCGCCCGCCGGAGCGCCAGCAGGCCGCCGACCAGGCCCATGCGCAGTGGAAGGACGTCGATTCCGACTTCGCCGCGCTGGTCAACCTGTGGCGCGGTTTCGAGGAGCAGCGCCAGGCGCTCACCGCCAGCCCGCTGCGCAACTGGTGCCGGAAGAACTTCCTGAACTATCTGCGCCTGCGTGAATGGCGCGATGCCCATCGCCAGTTGGCGCTCATCTGCCGTGACTTGCAGTTGGCGGTGAACAAGGAGCCGTGCGACTACCCGCGCATGCACAAGGCCATCCTCAGCGGTTTGCTCAGCCAGATCGGCCACAAGGCCGAAGAGGGCGACTACCAGGGCGCGCGCCAGCGCCGCTTCTGGATTCACCCGTCGTCCGGCATCGGCCGCAAGCGCCCGCAGTGGGTGATGACTGCCGAACTGGTGGAAACCACCAAGCTGTACGCGCGCATGGTGGCCAAGATCGAGCCGGACTGGATCGAGCCACTGGCCACCCACCTGATCAAGAAGAACCACTTCGAACCGCACTGGGAGAAGAAGCGCGGCCAGGTGGTGGCCTACGAGCAGATCACCCTGTACGGGTTGATCATTGTCGGCCGCAGGCCCGTGCACTTCGGCCCGATCGACCCGGCCACTTCGCGCGAGCTGTTCATCCGCGAAGGCCTGGTCGGTGGCGAGATCCAGTCGCGGGCCAAGTGCCTGGCGGCCAACAAGCGCCTGCTCGAGCAGTTGGATGAACTGGAGGCCAAGGCCCGCCGACGGGACATCCTCGCCGACGAAGAGACGCTGTACGCCTTCTACGAGGCGCGGTTGCCGGAAGAAATCCACCAGACCGCGACCTTCGACAGCTGGTACCGGATGACCAGCCAGAAGGACCCGAACCTGCTGATCATGCGTGAAGAGGACGTGCTGGCCCGCGAGGCCAGCGAAGTCACCGCCGCGCAGTACCCGGACCACCTGCAGGTGGGGGATCTGCGCCTGTCGCTGAGCTACCACTTCGAACCGAACCACCCGCGTGACGGTGTCACCGTGCGGGTGCCGGCCCCCCTGCTGCCGAGCCTGCCGGGCGAGCGCCTGGAGTGGCTGGTGCCCGGCCTGCTGGAAGCCAAGTGCATCGCCCTGGTGCGCAACCTGCCCAAGGCCCTGCGCAAGAATTTCGTGCCGGTGCCGGACTTCGTCAAGGCAGCCTTGTCGCGCCTGGCCTTCGGTCAGGGGGCGTTGCCCCAGGCGTTGGGCCACGAACTGCTGCGCATGACCGGGGCACGGGTGTCCGACGAGGCCTGGGCCGAAGCCGCCAGCCTGGTCGAGGGGCACCTGCGCATGAACATCGAGGTGGTCGACGCACAGGGCAAGTTCCTTGGCGAAGGCCGCGACCTGGCCGAGCTGACCGCGCGCTTCGCCGCCGCCAGCCAAGCCGCCCTGGCTCTGCCGCGCAACGAGAAGGCCGAGCAACCGGTGCAGGCCAAGGCGTTCTCCCAGGTGGCGCAGACTGCCCAGCAGAAGATCGCCGGGTTGTCGATGACTGTCTACCCGGCATTGGTCGAGGACAACGGCAGCGTGCGCGAAGGGCGTTTCTCGACCCTGGCCGAGGCCGAGTTCCAGCACCGTCGCGCCTTGCAGCGCCTGTTGCTGCAGCAACTGGCGGAGCCGGCCAAGTTCCTGCGCGGCAAGCTGCCGGGGTTGACCGAGCTGGGTTTGCTGTACCGCGAGCTGGGCCGGGTCGAGGCGCTGGTGGAGGATATCCTGCTGGCCAGCCTGGACAGCTGTGTGCTCGAGGGCGAAGACCCACTGCCGCGTGACGGCGCAGGCCTGGCTTCGCTGGCCGAGCGCAAGCGTGGCAGTTGGGCCGAGCACGCCGAGCGCCAGGCACGCCAGGCGCTGGAGGTGCTGAAGCTGTGGCATGGCTTGCAGAAGCGCTTCAAGGGCAAGATCGACCTGACCCAGGCGGTGGCCCTCAACGATATCAAGCAACAACTGGCCAATCTGGTGTATCCGGGCTTCGTGCGCGAGACGCCGGGCGCCTGGTTCAAGGAGCTGCCGCGCTACCTCAAGGCGGTGGAACTGCGCCTGGAGAAGCTGGGTTCGCAGGTGCAGAAGGACCGGGTATGGAGCGGCGAGTTGGCCAATTGCTGGGCACAGTACAAGGCCCGGGCCGACAAGCATGCCCAGGAGGGCAAGCGGGACGAGCAACTGACACTGTATCGCTGGTTGCTGGAGGAATACCGGGTGTCGTTGTTCGGTCAGCAGTTGGGCACCAAGGTGCCGGTTTCCGACAAGCGCCTGAGCAAGCAGTGGAGTCTGGTGGAAGCCTAA